A region of the Cyanobium usitatum str. Tous genome:
CAGTCAGCACCCGAAGAATTACTGAACTCCAGGGTTAGGTGACCTTCCCAGCCGGCTTCCGCTGGCGTCGTATTAACAATGATGCCTAGCCGGGCGTATGTGCTCTTACCCAGGCAGATCACCGTGATATTTGATGGCACCTTCATCTTCTCCAGTGCTACTCCCAAGCCATAGGAATGGGCTGGCAAGATGAAATAGGAGCCATCCTCGTCATCGCGCAGGGGAGCGGGTTCGAGGTTTGCCGGGTTGAACCGCTTGGGGTTCATCACGGTGCCAGGCACATGCCGAAAGATCAAAAATTCCTTAGCCGACAACCGCAAGTCGTAGCCATAGGAAGAGCAGCCGTAGCTGAGCACCGGCGAGCCCGCCGTCTCGGGATCGAGGTGGCGCACCAGGCTCGACTGAAACGGCTGCAACATGCCTGCCGCAGCCTGCTCATTGATCCAGCGGTCGTTCTTCAGCATCAGAGACCTCGGCGCAACTGGGTGACTTGATCAGCCATGGCCATCAACTCAGGAGTCATGGCTGGCCCTGTCAAAATGACATCTAAATGGGCCGGTCGGCGCTCCAAGGTTGCTAGCACTTCAGCCTGATCGATGTAGCCCAACTCCACAGCCAAGCCCAGCTCGTCGAGCACCATCAGATCGACCGCACCACTGAGCAGCTGCTCGCGGCTGAAGGCCCACACCTGGCGCACCGCCTCCAACAACTCGAGCTCCTGGTGGGCAGCTGGCTCTGACAGACAGGCAGGCACGCCGGGCCGCAGCCATTGCAGACGCCCGCACAGCCAGACGCTGCTGCCGAGGCCCTGATCTACGCCGCCCTTAAGAAACTGAGTAACCAGCACCCGGCTGCCCAAGCCGGCACTACGCAGGGCCTGGCTGAGCACGGCACCGAAACTGCCGCGGAAAGGCGCCGTATGGATTTGCAATAAGCCCTCCGACTGGGCCACGAGCCGCAATGCCGGCGCAGCCGCCACGGCCAAAGGGCGATGGCCAGAGCGCTGAGGTTGGTGCTGGACCGCCGGAAAACCAGCTCCAGAGGAGGAGGTGAGGCCTGAGACGGGCAAGCTCGCGGTCATGAACAACCTGAATAAAAACCTGGAAAATCGAAAAACAGACCTGGAGCGCCGCGAGCAGCCCATGGCCCCGCGGAGCTGAATGTAGCGGGATCGGGCCGCTCCACAAGCAAACGACACCATCCCTAGCGGAAACATACGTACTGGTGCGCCGGTGGCGCCGGCGGTGTCATCTCAAACCGTGTGTATTGCTACAAGCCACCCCCCGGGTGATCCTTAAGGTCCCGGCACTTGCCCATACCTTGATGGTTGGCGCTACCCACGGATTTAGCCGTACCGCCAACACCCCATCGACGGGTGCCCCTGGCGTGGTGGCAGGCATGGGCAGCGCCGGCCAGGGCAACCCCACCCTGCTGGAAGTGATCCGGGGCCTGGCCGGCAGCAGTGTCGAGACGATCGAACGGGGCAAGACGATCTTTTTCCCCGGCGATCCAGCCGAGCGGGTCTATCTGCTGCGGCGCGGAGCGGTCCGGCTTTCGCGGGTATATGAATCCGGCGAGGAGATCACCGTGGCCCTGTTGCGTGAAAACAGCCTATTTGGTGTGCTGTCGCTGCTTACCGGCCAGCGCTCCGACCGCTTTTATCACGCTGTGGCCTTCACAAGGGTCGAGATGGTGACCGCACCAGCCACCTCGGTGCGCCGGGCGATCGAGCAGGACGCCAGCGTGGGCTTGCTGCTGCTGCAGGGCCTGTCTTCGCGGATCCTGCAGACCGAAACGATGATCGAAACCCTCACCCACCGCGACATGAGCTCGCGGCTGGTGAGCTTTCTGCTGGTGCTGTGCCGCGATTTCGGCGTTCCCAGCTCGGAAGGGATCACGATTGATCTGCGCCTCTCCCACCAGGCGATTGCCGAAGCGATTGGCTCCACCCGGGTCACAATCACTCGCCTGCTGGGCGACCTGCGCAACGACGGGCTGGTTCAGATCGACCGCAAAAAGATCACTGTGTTTGATCCAATCGCCCTAGCCAAGCGCTTCAGCTGAACGCCAGAGATACTGGGGCCCTTCGCGGACGTATGTGACGGGCTGGCTGCTGATCCTCGCTCTGCTCGCCCTGGGGGGAGTGCTCTCCACCCTGGGCGACCGACTCGGCAGCCTGGTGGGCAAGGCGCGCTTGAGCTTGTTGGGGATGCGGCCCCGCCGCACCGCCGTGTTGATCACGGTGCTCACCGGCAGCCTGATCAGTGCCATCTCCCTCGGCCTGATGCTGCTGGTGAGCGAGCGGCTGCGCACGGGCCTGTTTGAACTCGATCGACTGGAGCAACGGCTGCAAACCAGCCGCAGCCAACTGAGCCGCAGCAACAGCCAACTAGCCAGCAGCCGCCTGGAGGTGGCTCGGGCTGAACAGGGCAAACGCGAGGCCCAGACGCGCTTTGAGCAGGCCCAAGCCCGGGCCAGCAAATTGCGCCAGGAGCTGGCGCCACTTTTAGCCCAGCGCAACCAGCTGGAGCTGGAGCGCAGCCGTCTCAGCCAGGAGGTGAAGGGGCGGGATGCGGAAATCCGCCGCACCGAAGCGGAACTGGCCCAGGTGCGCCGCCGGATCAGCGCCGGTGCCAAAGAACTTAAGGACCTGGAGAGCAACCTGATTGCCCTGCGTCGCGGCGACGTGGTGCTCAGCAGCGGTCAGACCCTGGCCAGCGCCAAGGTGACCCTTGAGCGCCCCGAGCAGGCCACGGAGGTGATCACCGCCTTGCTGCAGCAGGCCAATCTCAACGCCTTCAGGCGGGTGCTGCCCGGCCAGCCCCCCGATCGCCAGATCCTGCTGGTACCAAAGAGCGACATCAGCAAGCTGGAGGGCCTGCTCGCCAAGCCCGGCAGCTGGGTGGTGAGCATTCTCTCGGCCGCCAACGTGCTGAGGGGCGAGCGCCAGGTGCTTGCCTTCCCAGACCTACGCCCCAACCGCCCAGTAGTTAAGGCAGGTGAAGTGCTGGCCAGCACCACGATCGAGGGCGACCTCACAGCCCTGGAGCCAGTTTCGCGGCGACTCAACCTGCTGCTGGCCGCTGCCTATGCCCGAGCCCAGCGCCAGGGCACGTTGGTGGAAGGGCTGC
Encoded here:
- a CDS encoding cob(I)yrinic acid a,c-diamide adenosyltransferase, whose product is MTASLPVSGLTSSSGAGFPAVQHQPQRSGHRPLAVAAAPALRLVAQSEGLLQIHTAPFRGSFGAVLSQALRSAGLGSRVLVTQFLKGGVDQGLGSSVWLCGRLQWLRPGVPACLSEPAAHQELELLEAVRQVWAFSREQLLSGAVDLMVLDELGLAVELGYIDQAEVLATLERRPAHLDVILTGPAMTPELMAMADQVTQLRRGL
- the ntcA gene encoding global nitrogen regulator NtcA, whose protein sequence is MVGATHGFSRTANTPSTGAPGVVAGMGSAGQGNPTLLEVIRGLAGSSVETIERGKTIFFPGDPAERVYLLRRGAVRLSRVYESGEEITVALLRENSLFGVLSLLTGQRSDRFYHAVAFTRVEMVTAPATSVRRAIEQDASVGLLLLQGLSSRILQTETMIETLTHRDMSSRLVSFLLVLCRDFGVPSSEGITIDLRLSHQAIAEAIGSTRVTITRLLGDLRNDGLVQIDRKKITVFDPIALAKRFS
- the dcd gene encoding dCTP deaminase; this translates as MLKNDRWINEQAAAGMLQPFQSSLVRHLDPETAGSPVLSYGCSSYGYDLRLSAKEFLIFRHVPGTVMNPKRFNPANLEPAPLRDDEDGSYFILPAHSYGLGVALEKMKVPSNITVICLGKSTYARLGIIVNTTPAEAGWEGHLTLEFSNSSGADCRIYANEGICQLLFFEGDPCETTYQDRAGKYQHQPERVTLARI
- a CDS encoding DUF3084 domain-containing protein, producing MTGWLLILALLALGGVLSTLGDRLGSLVGKARLSLLGMRPRRTAVLITVLTGSLISAISLGLMLLVSERLRTGLFELDRLEQRLQTSRSQLSRSNSQLASSRLEVARAEQGKREAQTRFEQAQARASKLRQELAPLLAQRNQLELERSRLSQEVKGRDAEIRRTEAELAQVRRRISAGAKELKDLESNLIALRRGDVVLSSGQTLASAKVTLERPEQATEVITALLQQANLNAFRRVLPGQPPDRQILLVPKSDISKLEGLLAKPGSWVVSILSAANVLRGERQVLAFPDLRPNRPVVKAGEVLASTTIEGDLTALEPVSRRLNLLLAAAYARAQRQGTLVEGLQFDAASFKQLARELSERQSGQVAQLEALAINSASTADPIAVELRWLAAPAPAQSGPGPRRP